One genomic region from Augochlora pura isolate Apur16 chromosome 7, APUR_v2.2.1, whole genome shotgun sequence encodes:
- the Prp4k gene encoding pre-mRNA processing factor 4 kinase yields the protein MGSSDLECLDGKRDVVSIDSESDMLNDQRKKKKRKHKHHKHKKDKLLEREDGKIDRQDRKRHKKHKRPKKEREVENGSVDDKSSRAIQKDVGINGKMKNSLLEVVSTEESEDEKLIDLDSDEVDCTIIEDDIDLEELMKQKERLQACLVQYLSDESEKDDKEADQEEVKTTETPDVILVEDDSDNDNVPPKKRARSKSGSRERKKITKPERRVVVDMSRDRRSREEHKDKRRDSDRRRDEKVRTKEELRRDESRRDDRQTRKISDRHREESRKEDSNRRSEDNKRKESIKKDESRKREQDRREEERRREADHHNSRSRNDYKSMENRERQSSRDRHVSRDRHVSKDRHVSRDRHVSRDRHVSRDRHASRDRHASRDRPSSRDRRSRERPSSRDRHSRDKRDSRERHASRDRHREGRNSRDRNDTRDNRNRERIRERSRSIRRSRSPVRGRLERERNDRYKNSRSVSRSRRDREKHTREHDRDREKNGKRERNDKYKDSLSEGLKVEHSDSSSEEDIKDIDIEEEEDEEAIIERRRKQREELLKRLGGPNEDSNMSADINTVPATPPSESQSNVSQKSLEVPSNNNESTSESHTPPLPEKPKSPQTVKKRKSRFDDTPSEDIEKNDDTKSIEKLKPEENAKKPNEWDMFAEADNIGDFSSPTVEGKRQGGPDNPSLTDNWDDAEGYYRVRVGETLDSRYVVYGYTGQGVFSNVVRARDSARGNLDVAVKIIRNNVLMHKTGLKELEILRKLNDADPEDRFHCLRLFRHFFHKNHLCMVFEPLAMNLREVLKKYGKDVGLHVKAVRSYTQQLFLALKLLKRANILHADIKPDNILVSESKLVLKLCDFGSASHAHENDMTPYLVSRFYRAPEIILGIPYDFGIDMWSVGCTIYELYTGKIMFSGKTNNQMLKFFMDLKGKMPNKLIRKGTFKNQHFDSNCNFLYHEVDKVTEREKVAVMSTLPATRDLGAELGGNSLPPEQSRKVGQLKDLLERTLMLDAGKRITVNHALAHPFIQEKI from the exons ATGGG tTCGTCAGATCTAGAATGTTTAGACGGTAAGAGAGACGTTGTTAGTATAGATTCTGAGTCCGATATGTTGAACGaccaaagaaaaaagaaaaagagaaaacataAGCATCATAAACATAAGAAAGACAAATTACTCGAAAGAGAAGATGGGAAGATTGATAGACAGGACAG GAAAAGGCATAAGAAGCATAAACGACCTAAAAAGGAAAGGGAAGTTGAAAATGGTTCAGTGGACGACAAATCATCGCGTGCTATTCAAAAGGATGTTGGTATAAACGGCAAAATGAAGAATTCGTTACTGGAAGTTGTTTCTACAGAGGAAAGCgaagatgaaaaattaatagatttagATTCAGATGAGGTAGATTGTACAATTATTGAGGATGACATTGATCttgaagaattaatgaaacaaaag GAACGGTTACAAGCATGTTTAGTACAGTATCTCTCAGACGAATCCGAAAAGGACGATAAAGAAGCCGATCAAGAGGAAGTAAAAACTACTGAAACGCCGGATGTTATACTTGTGGAGGATGACAGTGACAATGATAATGTACCCCCCAAAAAACGGGCTAGGAGTAAATCTGGTAGCAGAGAACGAAAAAAGATAACAAAACCTGAAAGGCGTGTTGTTGTAGATATGAGCAGGGATCGTAGAAGTCGAGAGGAACATAAAGATAAACGACGAGACTCTGACAGACGAAGAGACGAAAAGGTACGTACTAAAGAAGAATTAAGGAGAGATGAGAGCAGAAGGGACGATAGACAAACACGAAAGATAAGTGATAGACACAGAGAGGAGTCCCGTAAAGAGGATAGTAACAGACGATCAGAAGATAATAAGCGTAAAGAGTCTATTAAAAAGGACGAGTCGCGTAAAAGAGAACAAGACAGACG GGAGGAGGAACGGCGAAGGGAAGCGGATCATCACAATTCCAGATCGCGTAATGATTATAAATCAATGGAAAACCGAGAACGACAAAGCAGTCGAGATCGTCACGTCAGTCGAGATCGACACGTGAGTAAGGATAGACACGTTAGCCGCGATCGTCATGTAAGTCGTGACCGACATGTTAGCAGAGATCGTCATGCTAGTCGGGATCGTCACGCCAGTAGAGATCGTCCAAGCAGCCGTGATCGTCGCAGTCGAGAGAGACCTTCCAGCAGAGACAGACATAGTCGTGATAAAAGGGATAGCAGAGAGCGTCATGCAAGTCGAGATCGACACAGGGAAGGTCGAAATAGCCGTGACCGTAATGACACACGGGACAATCGAAACCGCGAAAGAATCAGAGAACGGTCAAGAAGTATCAGAAGATCTCGCAGCCCTGTTAGGGGTAGActagaaagagaacgaaatgATCGGTATAAGAACTCCAGATCAGTATCCAGAAGtagaagagacagagaaaagcATACTAGAGAACatgatagagacagagagaagaaCGGTAAAAGGGAACGCAATGACAAGTACAAAGACTCTTTGTCAGAAGGACTAAAAGTTGAACACTCGGATAGTTCTAGCGAAGAGGATATCAAAGATATTGAtattgaagaagaagaagatgaggAAGCGATTATAGAACGCAGGCGAAAACAGAGAGAAGAACTTCTTAAA AGGTTAGGTGGACCAAATGAAGATTCCAATATGTCTGCCGATATAAACACTGTCCCAGCTACTCCACCGTCAGAGAGTCAATCAAACGTATCACAAAAGTCCTTAGAGGTTCCATCTAACAATAACGAATCCACTTCAGAAAGTCATACTCCACCACTGCCTGAAAAGCCAAAATCGCCGCAAAcggttaaaaaaagaaaatctagATTCGACGATACACCATCAGAAGACATCGAAAAGAACGATGACACAAAATCCATTGAGAAACTTAAACCGGAAGAGAACGCAAAGAAACCAAACGAATGGGATATGTTCGCTGAAGCGGACAATATTGGCGATTTTAGT AGTCCTACTGTCGAAGGAAAGCGACAAGGTGGACCAGATAACCCGAGTTTAACAGACAACTGGGATGATGCAGAAGGCTATTATcg agTACGAGTCGGTGAAACATTAGATTCCCGATACGTTGTCTATGGATATACAGGTCAAGGTGTATTTAGTAATGTTGTAAGGGCTAGAGACAGCGCTAGGGGAAACCTGGATgttgctgtaaaaataataaggaataatgtattaat GCATAAAACTGGCCTTAAGGAACTAGAAATTCTTAGAAAACTTAATGATGCAGATCCAGAAGACAGATTCCATTGTTTACGACTTTTTAGGCACTTCTTtcacaaaaatcatttatgtATGGTTTTTGAACCTTTAGCCATGAATTTAAGAGAG GTGTTGAAAAAGTATGGCAAAGATGTTGGTTTACACGTTAAAGCGGTAAGATCGTATACGCAGCAACTTTTCCTTGCTCTCAAGTTATTAAAACGTGCAAACATTCTTCATGCTGACATCAAACCAGATAACATTCTAGTCAGTGAAAGCAAATTAGTATTGAAACTCTGCGATTTCGGCTCTGCATCCCACGCTCACGAGAACGACATGACGCCATATTTGGTATCAAGATTTTACCGAGCACCTGAAATTA TTCTTGGTATACCATATGATTTCGGAATTGACATGTGGTCCGTGGGATGCACCATATATGAATTGTACACGGGCAAAATAATGTTCTCGGGTAAAACAAACAACCAAATGTTGAAATTCTTCATGGACCTGAAGGGAAAAATGCCCAATAAACTGATTAGGAAGGGCACGTTCAAGAACCAACATTTTGACTCTAACTGCAATTTCCTGTATCATGAAGTTGATAAGGTTACGGAGCGG GAAAAAGTAGCAGTGATGTCAACGTTACCTGCTACACGTGACCTTGGTGCAGAGTTAGGTG